Within Bacillus sp. E(2018), the genomic segment ATGAGCAGCAAGTAATTTATCAATCCCATTATCAAACTCGGTCATTTTTGAATTAAATAGGACTGCTCCATCTTTTAGTTCGTTGATCTGTGGTGTTTTTTCTTCCATTCCAGAAGCTAGCTCACCACTACCAGAAGCTGCTTTCTTCAGCCCATCTGTTACTTGATTGGAGCCATCTGCTGCTTTCTCCAACCCGCCAGCCAACTGCTCGACTTGATCGAACATGACTTCAGCATATGTTTTTGTTAGTTCGTTGGACAAACTTTCTTTCATTTTATCTACGGCTGTTCCACCAATTTGTGCAGCTAGAAAGTTAAAGCCAGCATTCGGTGTATAGATGATCTCAGGCTTTTTGTTTGAATTTCCTGATAGAGCAGTTGCCTCTTCAGAAAAGTTCTCAGGAATCTCGATCATCATATAATAATCGTTATGTTCCAAGCCTTGCTTTGCTTTTGCTTCACTAACAAATTTCCACTCAAACTGTGGATTTTCTTTGAGTTTTTTTACGAACTCATCTCCAACGGTTAAGTTCTCACCGTTATATTCATAACCTTCATCTTGGTTGACTACGGCCACTGGCAGATCTTCCATTTTGTCATACGGATCCCAGAACGCCCATAGAAACATTCCGCTGTATAACACAGGTATAAATAGAACTGCTAAGACCGGTACAGCAATTTTTCTGTTAGAAAAAACGGCTTTAAATTGAGCTCCGATACTTTTTAGCACAGTTGTTCACTCCTCCTAATACTGAATGACTGTTTTAGTCATTTGGTCATTTATCGGTAAAAAAAGAGACTCTTACAGTCCGCTTTTTCGAAAATGACCGAAATAGAAATTTGGTCACAACTTAATGTAACACGTTTTTCTTGCTTCTGCAATACTATGGTTTCCTTAAACCATCCATTACAAACATCTCCAAAACTTCAAGCATCTTTTCTTTCTGAAGAGCTTCGTGATCACGTTCCCAATCAAAAATAAGAGCGATATATACCTTTACCATCATAAATGCCACAATATCTGTGTGACATTCTTTAATCTCGCCTTTTTCTACCGCTTTATCCAGCTCTTTTTGAACAAAATTCAACACTGCTTTTTCAATTCTTTGTAAAGCTTCTGTTACCGGGGAAGTATTTAATTCTTTCACTTCTTGAGAAAGTTTAACGGCTAACTTATGCGTTTTACGAAGTTCGACGACTTCATATAGGGCATTATGCAAGTTCTCATAAAAAGGGCGATTTTCTTTTATAGCAGAAGAAGCCGCTAACTTCGTCTCTGTTACTAAGTTTGTGATAATTTCTGAAAATAATTCTTCTTTATTTGCGAAAAAAGTATAGATTGTTCCTTTTCCAACGTTTGCGATCTTAGCGATTTGATCCACTGTACTCGCCTTATAACCAAACATAGAAAAAGAGCGCTCTGCTGCGTCTAGAATACTTTTTCTACGGTCCATCATCCCACCTCCTCACCATTAACAATATTTCGTTTCGTGCATAACTGCAAGGTTAAAAGGACTCTAGTACCCTCATGAAGCACGCTCTCATACCGCAGTTTGCCGTCCATATCTTGAATCAGTTTATAGGTTACCATCATACCGAGACCCGTACCTTTTGCTTTTGTTGTATAAAAAGGCAGTCCGATCTGTTCAAGCTCTTCTTCCGTCATACCTTTACCATTGTCTTCAATCGCGATCGTAATACTTCTTTTTGTAACTTTATAGCGATACAGATGAATCGTACCTCCCTCTTCAATCGCTTCTATTCCGTTTTTGATAATATTTATTAAACCTTGCTTAAGTTTTGGTTCATCAATGCACACATTGTAAGATCCTAATGGACTAGCTGTGACCTCTACATTATTAATGGCTCCATAAGGGGCAGTAAGAGCAATAACATCTCTTAATACTTTTTCTAGTGAAACGGTCTCAAGCTTCGGAACATCAGGCTTAACCATAGACAAATAGTCTGTAATGATTTTGTTCGTCCGATCTAGTTCTTCAATTAAGAGCGGGGAATGCTCCCTCAACTTTGCATCTGTTGTCGTACTGCCGAGAAACTGTATCATTCCGCGAATGGTCGTCATCGGGTTTCTCACTTCATGGGCGATTGCTGCTGCCATCTGTCCTGCAACAGCCAGCTTATCTAAGTAAACGGTTTCCTTTAACTGCATGTTGATCTTAACAAGTCTCTCGATTAAGAAGATGCAAGAGAAAAACGCGATTAAGAAGCTCGAGAAATAGACGAGATAAAAATCGATGGTCAGAAAATCAAGATATGTATGAATGAACAAAATATAAAATAGTGTGTAGACCAAAGCAATATAGATAGCAGAAATCCATCTTCGCTTATCTTCATCAAAAAATCCATGATAGATCAGACACACCACATATGCTAGTGCAATTAAAACGATACCCAACCACGTTAATTCTCCACCTACGGCTATCCTTGCAATCGCAACAATGATCGAGCAGATCGCTCCCGGTAGCCAGCCTACATAAAGTGTGACAATCATGATTGGAACATTTCGAAGATCAAAAAAAGAGTCCTTCAGCGTTTCGATCGGAAACAACATACAAACAAGTGCACCAGCACCACTTATCAGTCCAAAAACAAATTGGTTCTTATAACTGGGAATGACACCAGGATGAAGGGGAAAGAACATGTTCAATAGATGTGTAAACGAAAATATGATTGCAATATTTACAAATAACGGCTCGATAAATGCTTGCACAGCGCTTCCCCCTTCCTTTTTTTCTCCCTACAGTATAGCAGAAACATTCTACAAGAAAATATAAAAAACGACAAACATATCCATTTGTCGTTTAATTCTTAACATATTTATTATTTTTTAGCACTCTTTTCTAAATGATTGTTGCTTTTAACTCCTTGTCACCTTTGATAATTGATTGGAGTGGAAGGTGCGAGACTCCTACGGGACAGGCGGGCAGGTGAGACACTTAAGAGTGAAACGTACGAATGTGGCTCACCGCCTGCCCCGTGGAAAGCGAGCAGCCTGGAACGGAAATCAACACTTCCAAAAGCAACAAAGTTTACGAAAACAGCCTTTTTTTAAAAAGTTTGAGTGATTTCATCCATTATGAACGGAACAAGGAATCTACAGCCGTTTTTGCTGAATTTACGCAATCTGGCAACCCCACACCATCATATGGAGCTCCTGCTAATCTTACGCCAGGCAACTCATTTTGAAACACAGCTCTGAGCTTTTTGACATACTCTTTATGCCCAACTTCATATTGAGGCATCGAATCAATCATACGAGAAACATGATAGAATTCTGGACGAGAATCAACACCCATGATTTTCTTTAAATCGTCTAATACTTTTTCTAAAATAACTTCATCAGGTTGTTGAACGATATCTTGATCTTCTGCTCGTCCTACATAACAACGAAGGACCACTTTACCTTTCGGAGTCGTGTGCGGCCACTTACGGCTCGTCCACGTACATGCCGTGATGGAAGTTTTTTCACTTTTAGCAATGACAAAACCTGTTCCATCAAGACTAAAGTTCACGTCTTCTTCATTAAAACTCATCGCTACAGTTGCAACTGAGGTTGGCTTCGTATCGTGAAAACCAGCAGGAAACAGAGATTCACCAAAAAGTTTTTTTGTAACAGGATAAGGAGTAGTGACAATTACATGATCACCTTTCATTACCGAACCATCTTTCATCATCACAGAATATGCCCCGTCTTCAGAACGCTCGACAGCTTTAACGGAAACCCCTGTCTTTATGCTCTCTTCCGGCACTGCTTTTGAAAGAGCTTCAATGAAAGAGGACAATCCTCCTTTAAGTGTTAAAAAGGCACCCTTTTTCTTCTTCGTGATCGGAGTCTTCTCTTGTTTAGGCTGCGTCTTTTTCATGCCTAAGATTAAACTTCTATATTTTTTTTCCGTTTCTACAAATTGCGGAAACGTTGATTGTAAGCTAAGTCGATCGATCCTTCCAGCATATATACCAGATAACAAAGGTTCGATCAGCCGATCAACAACTTCATCGCCAAGTCTTCTTCTAAAGAAGTGACCAACTGAAATATCTTGTTGCGCATCTTTTCGTTTAGGAAGAATAAGGTCTAACCCTGCTCTTGCCTTTCCCGTTACAGAGAAAAGAGGTGTTGTCGCAAATGGCATCACTTTTGTCGGGATTCCCATCACAGCTCCTTCAGGAATAGGGTGAAGCCTCATATTATGCAAAATATAAGCTTGACCTGTTTCATTCGAAACTAGATCGTCGCCTAGACCAACGTCTTTAACTAGTTCTGTCATCACTGTTTTTCTAGCAAGATAGGAATCTGGGCCACGCTCTAGCACAAAACCATCTTCTTTAATCGTATCAATTTTACCGCCAAGACGGTTGCTTTCTTCTATGACCGTAAAGGTTATTGGCTTACCTGTTTCTTTCGCATATTGTTGAACATAAAAGGCAGCGGCTAAACCTGTTATGCCGCCGCCCAGTATAATAACGTGCTTTCGCTCGCTCATTTCTTTCACATTCTTTCTTTTGCAAGTGCATTTTCAATGACCGTTGCCAAACAGTCTATAAATTCCGGCTTTGCATTAGGCATCTCAGGACGATAATAGTTCACGCCCAACTCATCTGTGACAACTTTACACTCGTAATCGTTGTCATACAGAACTTCCAGATGATCCGCCACAAAACCTACAGGACAATAGATAAAATGTGTATAGCCATGTTCGTTATAAAGATCTCTTGTTAAATCTTGCACATCAGGTCCGATCCACGGTTCTGGCGTGTTTCCAGCACTTTGCCACCCGATCGTATAATGAGGAACATTCGCCTCTTTCGCGATCAAATCAGCTGTTTCCTGAAGTTGCGTCGGATATGGATCTCCCATTTGAAGGATCTTTTCTGGCAAACTGTGTGCGGAGAAAATCACAACGGTTTTGTCGTGTTCGTTTTCTGGAATAGAGTTAAACGTTTGTTTAATTCCGTCCGCCCAAAATTGTACATACTTCGGCTCATCATACCAGCTGTCAATCGTGGTGAATGATGGTCCACCAATTTTTGAAGACTCTTCCACAGCACGTCCGTTATATGATTTAACGCTGAACGTTGAATAATGAGGAGCCAGAACAAGCGTTACAGCTTCTTCAATTCCATCTTCTTTCATCTGCTGAACAGCATCTTCAATGAAAGGATCGATATGCTTTAGACCCAGATAGCTTTTAAACTCACGATCAGGATAACGCTCATTCATCTCTGCTTCAATACTTTGCGCTTGCTCTTCAGTGATCTTAGCAAGAGGTGAGATACCACCGATCTGCTCATAGCGTTCTGTCAGTTCTTGCAACTGTTCAGGAGAAGGCTTGCGTCCTCGTCTTATGTGTGTATAATAGCTTTCTACTTCATCTAGACTTCTTGGCGTACCGTACGCCATGATCAATAGACCTGTTTTCTTGTTACTCACTCTTTATCACCCTAGTTTTTTAGACGTATATTCATGAACAAAGGTGGTCAACTGCTTTAATGTTGCAATGTTTACTTCAGGAAAAATGCCTTTTCCGACATTGAAGATAAAGCCTGGTTCTTCCATACCTTCATCCAAAATTTCTTTTGTTCGTGCTTCAATTACTTCCCATGGCGCCAATAGTATGGAAGGATCCAAGTTTCCTTGCAGAGCTTTTGTCACACCCATCTGACGCGCTTCTCTCGGAGATAGTCTCCAATCAAGTCCGATCACATCGATCGGGAGCTCGTTCCATTCCATGATTAAGTGTCTTGCACCTGTTCCGTATAGGATCAACGGAACATTTTCTTCTCTTAATGATGAGAAGATCTTGTACATGACAGGCTGAATGTATTTTCTATAATCAGCTGCATTTAATGCGCCGACCCATGAATCAAAAATTTGAAACGCCTGTGCGCCAGCAGCAATCTGTGCCTTTGCATATGCGATCGTCATATCGCCTAGCTTGTCCATCAGCATGAACCAGCTTTCAGGATCAGAATACATTAACTGCTTAGTTTTATGATAATCGCGAGAAGGTCCACCTTCAACCATATAGCTCGCAAGGGTAAATGGTGCACCTGCAAACGTGATAAGCGGAACTTCTAACTGCTGTCTTAAAATTTTGATCGTATCCAAAACATACGGTACATCTTTCTCAGGATTGATCGTCCCTAAGCGCTCTACATCTTCGCGTGTGCGTACGGGCTTATCAATCACGGGTCCGATTCCTGATTTAATCTCTACATCTACGCCAATCGCCGGGACTGGAGACATAATGTCTTTGTAAAGAATGGCAGCGTCCACTCCATGTTGATCTACAGGGAGCTTCGTAACGCCAGCGCACATCTCTGGTCTATGAGTGATTTCAAATAGTGAATACTTCTCTTTCAATTTACGGTACTCTGGCTGGGAACGGCCCGCCTGTCTCATGTACCATACAGGAATATGTGAATTTTTCTCCTTACGACACGCTTTCAAAAACTCTTCATTCATAGTCAAAACGTACACACCTTTCTATACAAGACCAAAAGCTGCAGCACTATTGTTATCTCCTAGCTGCTGAAACTTAAAACCTTAAACGTCAATATCCATACACATTGTAAGGGAATTCATAATAAATGTATAGAAGATAAGCTTAATTGTCATGATTTTGGCAAAATGGATGTTCTATGGATGTTGAAAGCCTTTACAGGTGCATGCTGCTTAAACCGGATAAGATGAGTAAATGTTGGATTGGGTCTAGCCTAGCACCGATTAAGCCGAAAGAGGCATCAATTAAGTCGGATTGAGTTACCATTAAGCGCAAACACGCCCCAATTAAGTCGAAAATGAAAAATATAGGCTTTCCGACACAGTTCGACTCTCTCCCTCTGCTTCCAATCTCCAATCTCTCACCAAAAAGAAGACGGCCATCTTGGCCATCTTCCACCGTTTATTCATCATTTTTCTTCTTTTTCTTTTTATTCTCTTTTTCACGATCTTTACGAATCTTATCTCTTACGTCTTTTTTTTCATCGTCATCAAAACTTGGGAAGAGAGAGATAGAAACTACATTAGATGGCTCTCCTTCTTGTTTTGTAAGAGGATTATATGGAACAACATAAAAGTCTGGCAGCGTGAAGAGATTCTTACCTGAAGCACTATACTCTCCTTTGCCTTTTAACGTATCTAAAAGAGTAGTTTCTCCTTCATTGACCGCATAAACCTTATATTGCAGACGTTCATCTTGTGACGGAGTCCAGTTCAATTGAACGGAAGGAACTCCATAATCCCCCATACCAAACGAAGCACGCAGATCATTTAACTCTATAAGGTCGATTGGCGGTGGTAAATCTTTTACCCCATCAGGTTTTTTGAACGAGAGACCTTGTTGAGACGGCATTTCGTTGATTACTTGTTTAAATAAAAGAGTGGGTAGAGAACTGCCGCTATTCAGATAGGATTCTTTGGTTGTTCGATCATAACCGACCCATACTGCACCAACTACTTCTGGCGTATATCCGACAAACCATGTATCTTTGTTTCCTTTATCTACGTTCGGATAATTTGTTGTACCCGTCTTTCCTGCAATCTCCATATTCTCTTTTCCATCTGATCCTGTACCGTTCTTTACGACTTGTTGAAGCATACGAGTCATGTACCATGCATTCTGTTTTTTCCAAACTTTCTTTTCTTCCTTTTTTGCTTTACCGATCAGTTCTCCTTCATTGTTATAAATCTTGCTGATCACGAAAGGCTCGATCGTCTTACCTTCATGAAGAAAACTGCGATATCCTTTTACCATCTGCAATGGTGTTACTCCTTGATTGATACCGCCAAGTGCGATTCCGAGTCCTTTGTCCTCAATCGGCATGCCAAGCTGTTCAAGGTAACTTTTCGAATCAGAAATCCCATTCTTGTTCAACAGCCAAACTGCTGATGAATTTACAGAGTGTGCAATGGCATCTACCATCGAAACTTCACCTTCGTATCTGCCGTTATAATTCTTTGGTTCGTAACCGTCGAAGCTAAGTTCTTCGTCACGCAGCATAGAATAGGGTTTGTATTTTTCGGATTCCAGAGCAGGACCATATACGGATAAAGGCTTAAACGTTGAACCCGGCTGACGATTCACCTGCACTCGATTAAGTCCCTCTGTCACATAATTCCGTCCGCCTTGAACAGCGAGCAAACCACCCGTTTTTCCATTCATCAGTACCATGGCACCTTCAGGCTTTTCCTGACCCGTCCCTACAAAATAACGTCCGTCTTGAAAGCTCTTATAAACTGAATCTTGTGCAGCGAGATCCATCGGAACGACTATTTTATAACCGCCTTGTCGCAGTTCTTCTCTTGAAAGCTGATACTTTTCTTTTGCTTCTTTTATGACCATATCAATATACGTTGTATAAGCTGGATTTCGTTTTTCTTGCTGAAAATCTAGAGCAATCGTTTTACCTTGCGCTCTGACCGTTTCAGAAGGGGTCAAATAATCTTGCTTCTCCATGAGTGTAAGAACAAGATCACGGCGCTCTTTCGCTTCCTTAGGATTCTTTAATGGAGAATAATAGTTTGGTGCTTTAGGAAGACCGGCAAGCATCGCCCCCTCTGCTACAGTTAATTCGCTAACATCCTTATTAAAATACGTTTTAGCTGCGAGTTGGATGCCGTATGCGCCATGACCGAAATAGATTTGGTTCAAATACATCTCCAAAATTTTATCTTTCGGGTATCTTCTTTCCAGATTGATTGCAATTACAGCTTCTTTTGTTTTTCTTAGCCATGATTTCTCATGAGACAAAAAAACATTCTTTGCTAGCTGCTGAGTAATCGTACTGCCGCCTTCGACTTTTCCTCCAGCTAGAATATCTTTATAGATAGCACGCGAGATCGCTTTTACATCAATTCCATTGTGTTTATAAAAACGGCTATCTTCAACCGCAACAAATGCTTCCTGCACATGTTTTGGGATGTCCTCAATGTCGACGATCTCCCGATTTTCATCGTAGATCTTCGTAATTTTATCTCCGTTCTCGGCAACAAGGACAGTAGCTGAATCCATAACAAGATCTTTTTCATCGATCACATAATCTCCAGCTAAGATAATGAAGAGATAGGCAAAAAAACCTATTATAAGTGAACCCGTTAAAATACCGAGTACGATAAGACTTCTCTTTACCATAACCAACCCTCATTTCATTCTAGGTCGAAAAGTACATTTTATATAATTTTCCCTTAGTTGGAAAGTATATTACAAACATCCAACTTCTTACACTGTTTAATG encodes:
- a CDS encoding TetR/AcrR family transcriptional regulator; this encodes MMDRRKSILDAAERSFSMFGYKASTVDQIAKIANVGKGTIYTFFANKEELFSEIITNLVTETKLAASSAIKENRPFYENLHNALYEVVELRKTHKLAVKLSQEVKELNTSPVTEALQRIEKAVLNFVQKELDKAVEKGEIKECHTDIVAFMMVKVYIALIFDWERDHEALQKEKMLEVLEMFVMDGLRKP
- a CDS encoding ATP-binding protein — translated: MQAFIEPLFVNIAIIFSFTHLLNMFFPLHPGVIPSYKNQFVFGLISGAGALVCMLFPIETLKDSFFDLRNVPIMIVTLYVGWLPGAICSIIVAIARIAVGGELTWLGIVLIALAYVVCLIYHGFFDEDKRRWISAIYIALVYTLFYILFIHTYLDFLTIDFYLVYFSSFLIAFFSCIFLIERLVKINMQLKETVYLDKLAVAGQMAAAIAHEVRNPMTTIRGMIQFLGSTTTDAKLREHSPLLIEELDRTNKIITDYLSMVKPDVPKLETVSLEKVLRDVIALTAPYGAINNVEVTASPLGSYNVCIDEPKLKQGLINIIKNGIEAIEEGGTIHLYRYKVTKRSITIAIEDNGKGMTEEELEQIGLPFYTTKAKGTGLGMMVTYKLIQDMDGKLRYESVLHEGTRVLLTLQLCTKRNIVNGEEVG
- the hemY gene encoding protoporphyrinogen oxidase, whose protein sequence is MSERKHVIILGGGITGLAAAFYVQQYAKETGKPITFTVIEESNRLGGKIDTIKEDGFVLERGPDSYLARKTVMTELVKDVGLGDDLVSNETGQAYILHNMRLHPIPEGAVMGIPTKVMPFATTPLFSVTGKARAGLDLILPKRKDAQQDISVGHFFRRRLGDEVVDRLIEPLLSGIYAGRIDRLSLQSTFPQFVETEKKYRSLILGMKKTQPKQEKTPITKKKKGAFLTLKGGLSSFIEALSKAVPEESIKTGVSVKAVERSEDGAYSVMMKDGSVMKGDHVIVTTPYPVTKKLFGESLFPAGFHDTKPTSVATVAMSFNEEDVNFSLDGTGFVIAKSEKTSITACTWTSRKWPHTTPKGKVVLRCYVGRAEDQDIVQQPDEVILEKVLDDLKKIMGVDSRPEFYHVSRMIDSMPQYEVGHKEYVKKLRAVFQNELPGVRLAGAPYDGVGLPDCVNSAKTAVDSLFRS
- the hemH gene encoding ferrochelatase; translated protein: MSNKKTGLLIMAYGTPRSLDEVESYYTHIRRGRKPSPEQLQELTERYEQIGGISPLAKITEEQAQSIEAEMNERYPDREFKSYLGLKHIDPFIEDAVQQMKEDGIEEAVTLVLAPHYSTFSVKSYNGRAVEESSKIGGPSFTTIDSWYDEPKYVQFWADGIKQTFNSIPENEHDKTVVIFSAHSLPEKILQMGDPYPTQLQETADLIAKEANVPHYTIGWQSAGNTPEPWIGPDVQDLTRDLYNEHGYTHFIYCPVGFVADHLEVLYDNDYECKVVTDELGVNYYRPEMPNAKPEFIDCLATVIENALAKERM
- the hemE gene encoding uroporphyrinogen decarboxylase, which produces MNEEFLKACRKEKNSHIPVWYMRQAGRSQPEYRKLKEKYSLFEITHRPEMCAGVTKLPVDQHGVDAAILYKDIMSPVPAIGVDVEIKSGIGPVIDKPVRTREDVERLGTINPEKDVPYVLDTIKILRQQLEVPLITFAGAPFTLASYMVEGGPSRDYHKTKQLMYSDPESWFMLMDKLGDMTIAYAKAQIAAGAQAFQIFDSWVGALNAADYRKYIQPVMYKIFSSLREENVPLILYGTGARHLIMEWNELPIDVIGLDWRLSPREARQMGVTKALQGNLDPSILLAPWEVIEARTKEILDEGMEEPGFIFNVGKGIFPEVNIATLKQLTTFVHEYTSKKLG
- a CDS encoding PBP1A family penicillin-binding protein, giving the protein MVKRSLIVLGILTGSLIIGFFAYLFIILAGDYVIDEKDLVMDSATVLVAENGDKITKIYDENREIVDIEDIPKHVQEAFVAVEDSRFYKHNGIDVKAISRAIYKDILAGGKVEGGSTITQQLAKNVFLSHEKSWLRKTKEAVIAINLERRYPKDKILEMYLNQIYFGHGAYGIQLAAKTYFNKDVSELTVAEGAMLAGLPKAPNYYSPLKNPKEAKERRDLVLTLMEKQDYLTPSETVRAQGKTIALDFQQEKRNPAYTTYIDMVIKEAKEKYQLSREELRQGGYKIVVPMDLAAQDSVYKSFQDGRYFVGTGQEKPEGAMVLMNGKTGGLLAVQGGRNYVTEGLNRVQVNRQPGSTFKPLSVYGPALESEKYKPYSMLRDEELSFDGYEPKNYNGRYEGEVSMVDAIAHSVNSSAVWLLNKNGISDSKSYLEQLGMPIEDKGLGIALGGINQGVTPLQMVKGYRSFLHEGKTIEPFVISKIYNNEGELIGKAKKEEKKVWKKQNAWYMTRMLQQVVKNGTGSDGKENMEIAGKTGTTNYPNVDKGNKDTWFVGYTPEVVGAVWVGYDRTTKESYLNSGSSLPTLLFKQVINEMPSQQGLSFKKPDGVKDLPPPIDLIELNDLRASFGMGDYGVPSVQLNWTPSQDERLQYKVYAVNEGETTLLDTLKGKGEYSASGKNLFTLPDFYVVPYNPLTKQEGEPSNVVSISLFPSFDDDEKKDVRDKIRKDREKENKKKKKKNDE